TTCACCTCAGAGAAACCATCTTTTAACCAGAGAAAGGGAGACATGCAGACTGGGGACaaaaacagggagaaagagatcAACAAGAACAAAATATAGGGTTCATAGACCTAGAGATCAGAGTATGTTTCCACCCATTTCATGCTGCCTGCTTTCTTTTCAATCCCATGTGAAAGAAAACCATGTTCCCCATTTGTTCCACATCCAGACACTTCAACCCTCTCCAAAATGTCCTTTCACTTAATCACTGTATTTTTAGATCATTGTCATTCTGATATTTAATTCATCAGAGTGGCTGGAGCTGGCTGAagttaattagatttttaaagCTGCCAGCCCTGCAGCTGCATTACATGGCATGTTCCTGGCCAAGACTGGATTTACCAAGCAGACAAAGTGTACACCTGCATTGGGACCCCAGGCCAAGAGGGCCCTCAAAAGCCCTAGGTCCAGAACATTTCCTTTGGTTTTGGCCATTTGACacttaaaggtgccctgtggttGTCTTGTAAAGAAATCAAatgttatgtttacattcagcatTTCCTGCATCCTTGAGGTCTAACAAATGTGTTCtatggatttttcttttgtgcgtTATATTCTACATTGCTTACATCGTGGTTGCTTTCGCgcagtcttcttcttcatggccttttgttggtgtatttttatgtttgttggaGCGTTACCGCCACCAACTGTTCAGGGCAAAGACCCACCCATAAAAACTTTGCTTCATTGTGCTACTGATGGTCAAATTCCCCACAGGGAACCTTTTAAGTACAATATGAACCAAGGAAGTTTagcttgttttgtatttcttatAGAGAAGCCCTGTGTCAAACCACAGTTTTATGagctttattattttcatttatattgtgTTCACATTATAAATGTTCCTAATAAAATTTTGTGATATCAAATTACTACAAACAAATCACAAGTTAAAGAGTTTTTCCAACATAGGAGTACAGTTTGCAGTGAATTTAATGAGAACTTGGAAGCAACAGGGCACATACACATTGCACAGGGGGCTTTAGGTAGGGTGTCAGTAAGgggcagacagaaaaaaagattgctTTGTGGAACCCTAATcagttgttttctcttgtgGCCGGAGAGGTAATTCATTATGGAACATGGAGAGAACAGCAACGCTCTGATTTTCTCAAGCGACTCCACATAatctcagagagacagagggtcTTGAGAAATAATTTATAAGAGTCAACTTGAAGAATGTAATATGCTTTTGATTATATATTGCATTAGTTGGCCCAAAGTTCTTCAGGCCATATCATACCACAGCACACCAAACTGTGCCAGCATCTGTAAGTGTTTAAGATCATTGAACGGACCCAAAGGGGCTAgagaaaaaataacatgaaatgatCAATTTATTATAATCTACCCGTGATTAGATTTGCACTGTGATTGACAGCTAATACAACCAATGCAACTAATGAAAACACTAATGCTGGAGTCCAGCGAAGTGAAAACAACGAAATGAAAAGACACTAATCCTCAACTGGTTTCAACTTACAGTCGAACTACATGGGTGTCCTTGCAAATCAAAAGCACAGAAGACCATGCGCTGAATATCATGCAAAACAGCTGCAATATATTAGGCAATAATCGCACATCGCGTTCGCGGTGGGGGCATGGATTAGAAGgaagcaggacagagagagttATTATCGGGCATAGAAATGATGCGGAGAGATGGGTGAGAGAACCAGCCTGTGAGAAAAACTCAGATAAAGAATCGATTCAAAAGTCctactgtagaaaaaaaataataattaggaAAATATGCGAAAAGCTTCCTCGAGCATTTATACAACACAGACGCTGCCTTGTGTGGCTTTGGCTTGTCGATTCTCTGTGAAGGATGGCTTTTCTCCGAAGGGCATTAGCTCTCCATTTTATAGATGCATTCAGTTCCTCATGTAAATCTGGGAGCTAACTTGGTCTCAATCATGGACACAGACAATCTTTCAGTTTAGGGTGTTGACAGCGGATGCTATTTCAGAGGAGTCGTGTTTTAGTGCCTTTTAAGAAGATAAAAGGATAAAGAGGGGGACGAAAGGCAGAAGATGAGAGAGCAACAAAGTATAAAGAGCCCACATAAAAGAAACCAAGCGTGAATTCTCTGCACAAATTCAGAAatcatcatttctgtttcttctgaattgcaacagtgaaacaaaaaacaaaatgtttgtcgCCCCGGGGAAGTAACAGCTGCAATGATGGCAGCTTTGAAGTGGCATTTTTTACACCCAGAGAACCAGATGTGaaaactggaggagctgaaagAAAGTTGGAGAAGCATTCGTCTTCCTTTATCTTCTCCAGATTGatgtctgctttttttctgcagaatcTGCCTATACTGactcaggaaaaacacaaacggATTGAGATGCTGGTGGTTGTTCCTGTCTCCTGAGATCTCTTGCAGAACACAAATCTGCAGGAAATTAATGAATGGTATGATTCAAAttagaataaaacacaatggtGGCGCTGTAGTCGTAGAAATCAGAGGAGTGTGCAACAGACCACACAAGATCGCAAACACGTCAAACAAATGCAACTCATCAAAACGCCTCAAGCAATCATAAAGTGAAAGAAGAAAGTGGTCTTTGAATATAAATTAAACCCTTGAACCAAAAGCTGCCATGTGCCACTTTTACAAAGCAAGAATTTGAAAGAACAGACCGCGACCAGCCGCAGAGCCTGCTCCTCCCCTCCCTGTGAGGGTCCGGGCGCCCCATGTGGCAAATAAAATCAAGAAACACAACTGTGCTTACTCAGCTTGTTTGCAACCAAAACATTAGGCAGCAAAAGTAATTCTTATGGCCAATTTCACTGTATATGCAACTTTCAGCTGGAGAGTGCTGTACAAACCTAACAAATACACCTTTTTATACAAGACATTCCTCTGACCGCGTGGGcagtgtatttgttgtttttgtcacacaTCGTAGCCACTGAATAAATAGGAAACCCTGACCCTTCTCTGTGGACATAATAGCTACTGGATTTCTAGAAAAGATGAAAGGGCTAAGGATTCAAACTAGTAAGCGCATGTGTAATTGGCAGGCTGGATCATCAGAGTTACTACTATTCTTCCTGAAGGGAGCATAGACGTCTGTCATGGcagatatttcactaaaaaccaaaaatgttgctagaggaaaagtgagaggatcaccaaagtctaCGGAGCCATGTCAGCAGCAAGTACCCACCCACACAGATACTGTCTTAACAGTGTGCTAATCCTTATCAGGTGCCGGACAGGTTGTGTGTTATCAGTTATCCTGAAACAGCATCCAAAATGTGCGACCTCTGCTCCAGATTATTCGACTGCATTTCAGCGATAACATGACACAAGATAAATTCAGATACAAACTTGAGATTCTCTCACCTTTGCTGCTGCAGTCCAGCAGAGGTTTCGGGAACATGTAGGTGTGACACATAGACGTGGCCTCTGGCTTCACTTGGAATGGTGGAGGACGTGGTcgacccccacctccaccccccgGCCTGATGTCCACCTGGTTGTCATCCACACACAGCGAGTCCAcgttcagcttcttcagcttcTGGCCCGTCAGTAAAAGAGGCTCCGCACACTTGGCGTAGTTGCCCAGGTTGCGGCTGCTGGGTATCTGCAGCTTCCTGACCAGGCTGTCCAGTGAGCACCTGCAGCTCCAGGGGTTGTCATAGAGACGGAGGTAGGTAAGGCGGGGCAGAGGGAGCAGGACTTCCTCGGaggctgttttcagtctgttgtgCTGGAGGAGCAGGGTGGTGAGCTGGGAGAGGCCGCTGAACGCTCCGTCCTCCACCATGGAGATGTCGTTCTGCTGGAGGTCCAGGCTCTTCAGCTTGGTGAACTGGGAGAACATGTTGTCCCTCAAAACCTAAACAGAGAGATATGAACTttaggtttttgtgtttttttttttaaattattttctgcaCAGTGTACTGGTTGAGTAGCTGCCAACAACCTTGTCTGATATGTTAACTGTTGACTCTGCTTGTAATACGAATTGATCCCACTAACATCGACCGTCTGTGTGTCCCAAACTTCACACAGCTTGTTCCTCAGAGTAACAGAGCTCCATTGTTATAAACGCATGAGAGGGCTACAACGTTGCACTGGCACATGTGTGACTTCGTCACGATGAATACGTgcactgtattttaaattgaTACCACAAAGACTGtcctgctgtaaatactcaccagtgcaccaaatgtgtattaatccgcagctTAACATAGTCCCCAGCGAAAGCATTATTTGATCTTATATGAGTAGCTTAAACAACAGTAcctggctgttttttttttttcaattaatgtttttatacttttatgaAAGTATGTATTTGTCATCCCTTGTTGCTGAGCACCACACACAGGGAAGTCAAAAGGTTGAAAGAAGGTTGGGACTGTAATATGCAAAAGTTGTCAGCAAACTGACaagtaaaaacattcatgtattTGAATAATACACTCTTTCATCCAGTGGTTCATTCAGTAATCATCTAATGGAGAGCACTAAATACTGGCTTCCAGTGATGAAAAGCTGTCTCAACTACTAAGTGAATTTCTGAAGTCATTACTGCACAATCAGCATCCTATCTGGCCAGCATGAAGAgcttttaacaaaaacaaacattcttgTTAGAGTTCGAATATTCAGCTCTTTAGCTCGTAAGTGCTCCACTGCGTTCACCAGCTGGTCGGTAACAGCTGCttggtgttttggtgttttACAAAGTCATTTCACCCATCGGTAATGTGAAAGTATGGATATATTGCAGCTTTAAGTGCAAAATGCAGtaatatttcatacatttatgcaAAATCCAACAGGGCCAAAGatgcagctaaaaataaaacaaagcccACTTTGTTCATTCTTTCCTTCACTACTCATTCATTCAACGACCCAAAGTGAAGTTTAATTACGCTATTATTTTACCGATTTGATCAGTGTTTATAACTCATTCGTCCTCATTTGTTACCTCGCTGGCAAAGCATTTGGCTTCGTTCCTGTCAACACCTGTGACACACATCCTGTGTGTGCACTCAGACATGCAGAAACCTACAcacgtatatacacacacacgtggtgGAAAAGTGTGTCTTTGATGTCGAGACCAAATGAATGGTGCACAGATGCTCGTGGCATCAACAACCGGGCTGGGTTTATGCTCAGAGTTAGAAGCTTGAGACACTAACTGTTATGTAAAACTCTACAAGGCGTTCTCAGAATCTGTTAAATATCATTAGCAGTGTGTTGTGTCCAACTGTGGCAGGTGGTCTGTGTCTCGTCTCTTCTTATTTACACTATGCAAGTGCAAACTGTCTGTTTGTACCTGAATCTTATTTCTTGCCAGCAGCAGGTGGTGAATGTCTTTGGGCCAGTCCTGCATCACGGTGGTCAGCTGCCTGTCCTGACAGTCCAGGTACTTCTCTCCCGCCTCCATGTATTCCTTACACTCCTGGGTTTGACGCCTCATGACCCCCGCCCTGCCTCTGCCTCGCACACGGCCCCTGGCGCCCCTCTCCGCAGCCCCTGACCGAGGGCCTCTCCGGGGCTCCGCTGACCggaggagcaggaagaagagaagggTGGTGAGGAGACGCATGAtgcggagaggagagagagagaggaggaggaggaggatgaagggaaggcCTCTCGGTAATCAGGTCAACCTTGGAAGATTGCTGTCGGATGTATTGGTGTGACGGGGCCGgtcacagctgtgtgtatgaggagaaaaacaaagagagagaagaaagtgaCAGCCATGAGTGAATTAAGACCCACAGTTCTAGCAGTTCCACATTTTTCCCCTGAAGCTCTGAATCTCACCCCTGTCATTTTATATGGGATGTGGGACATCATTCAAAGCATTATGGGATAGTAGACAAAACAGGACTgaccagcagcacaaacacaggaggaggTAACGGTCGAAACAGCTTTAATTTTATGCAAAATAGCACGTTTCCCTGGAAGATGGATACATTTATGCGTAATAGAGAGGTCAACGGTAAACAAATGAGCATATTGGTAAGACACAGAAATGATGCACGGATAAAACGTAAGAAATAATActtgaaaaagaagaaagggtTGTATATTCTGTTAGTGAGACTCACAGGTAGAGAGAATCAAGTCACAAACACAATAGAATATACAGGGATTTCTCTCAGTTGCATGTGGAGACTTGCTGACAACTGAGATGGTAACAGCGTACATGTTGAAAGAGTTAGTGGAGAGGTAGAGTGAGcgctgagagagggagaggaaacaggaaaagggggtttgagggaaagagagacagacatttGTTACATGTTAACATCTTAAGGGTTAAAATGTGCTTGTAGTAaaagtgctgttttctttctgggATGTTTTCTACTACCGACGAACCAGGCGCAGACGTTCTCTCTTCCTGTCCCCCGGCCATCTTTCTGAACACGCctttcctctccacctctctgcgTCCTGATCTTATTACACGGTCcacctctctttgtctctctttcctctcgTCACATGTTGCTGATTCCGTCTCACCCTGctgtcattattgattaattctCCTTAAACATCCATCCACCTACAGGATGTTTACGCTCGTGTGTTTACGGGCGCTTATGTGTTGTATAGGATGTATCTGTTTctatttgcagaaaaaaaaaaaaacgacatctgaaatgtgaaatattgtaTGTAACATTCAGGATTTCCTCGATCCACATCTGCTTTAGTTTGAATCTAAACTTGTCCCGACATCACTCATAGCCTGCCACCACTTTGGTTAGGATATGGTTAAAGTTTAGGTATATGCTGGATTATTCCTCACCAAGAAATAGTGACAGTTCACAACctgctgtaaaacatgaaattagTCAGACTGCAGAGCCAAACTGGCTGTTTCCTTCTATTTCAAGTCTTAATTCTCAGATAACTGGCCACCGGTTGTAGCCCTATAGTTAATGGTTGGACATGAGTAGTGCCGATCTTCTCATCACTCAGCAAAATCAAATAAGCAAATTTCCAAACATGTCAATCTATTGCTTCCAAATCACTACCTGGCTCTTCTATCCTGATTTACTGCCTGTCTGTACGGCCAAACTGGGAAACTATCATCAGCCACAAATATGAAAAGTTCAAGACtggaaatattaaaatttaTAGCTTGATAATGATGGggattgtctttttttctttttttttgctacataACCACTTGTTCTGGACTCCCCGCTCTTCCTGATaattttaaatatgtgtgtctgcgtgggtgggtgagtgtgtgtgtgtgtgcaagttcTATGGTAAAATAAGTGAGTCATGGGTCTCTTGTGTGATCGGAGGCAAAAGGGCAAGGCCCACAGCCCTGCCAAGACgcagtgcgcacacacacacacacacacacacacacacagagacacacacacacacacacacacacacacatacagacacacatgtgcacacagtcATTCCAACTATACCCAACCGCAGCCCCCTTACAGTCTTCCAGTCTCTCACACAGTGGAACAAGCCTGTCAATGCAGATGGTGCCGTTCCATTGTGAATAACAGACTGGGCATGTTAGCGAGCTACAGGCAGAAACAGCTGAGAATGTGTCTTTCCGGCCCATTGAGCACTCCTCAACTGTCCCAACTATCAATGGACTCCAACGaagcaaaccaaaaaaaagtttgatttcCTCCACTGCTGTAATATACTTCTAGTGAGCTGTTACTCCGAACCCAACAGAAACTGAATGAGTCGGTCCTCTCAGCCCCCATCTGTCAGTGTGCACcagactgtgtctgtctttcttctttccccATGTTTACATGCAAGGGATGCCCTTTATACATTtgcgtgtgtttgtctgttcgTACGCTCGGGTTCTGTGCATCAACTGCGAGCACATGTTCTTGTGTCTGCGTCGCATGATCGCACAGCTGATGAGGGACATGTTTCGACACAAGGTGGGACTCGCGCCAGGCCAAACAGTCAGAGTAGACTAGACTGAGGCGTCTTGAGTAGACCCAGACACATCCTCCCAGGCTAAGTCGTTTGGTCTGGTACAGGTGATTGATAAACACTACTGTGACCCAGCTGTACCAATAGTCCTGCGCAGATCAGTGGGTAAAGCATTAAACACAGTCTCCAGTGCATCATAGCCACATCCGCCAAAATACACATAATGTAGAAAATATTAGGGATGTActggtgacaaattaaaggaaaaaccaacagcGTCCACAATGTCTTTTGGCAGAGACTTTCCAAGTTTCTGTagctctgctggaggaggaacaTAATTCTTCCTCCGTGTGGAGTTTTTGATTACTGTCACGGGGAGCACTGTCTCACATCTTGCTCTGAACTCTCTCACAGGTGTTTCTAGGTTAAGATTTGGTTGCTTTGAAGGATGTAGTATACTCTAATGACGTCTTTCAGAAAACAAAGTGCGTTTCATTTTTCTGAATTTACTCACATCACTGACAAAGCCTGTCTTGTGCCAGTATAACATCTCATTTCCAGCTGTAGAGGTAAGAGAATTGCATGTTACAGTGCACAAACCCATCTGGACTGGTTGTGCTTCGCTACGCGTTTGTTCAGGGTTTTTCTTTATATTCCTCACCCATGTGAAGggttggttaaaaaaaaaaaaaggatgactAATTTAAGtgctttatttaaaaagttttaaactTACAGCTCCTCCTCATGTTTGGAGCATGATGATTCCATGACTCCTTCCCTGATCCCTAATCAGTTGGTCCGGTGCTGATATTGCTCAGATATTTTTCCACATCACAGCTGCTGAGCAACGAAAGTTCCGCCCCCTGTTAGAAAACTACAGCCACGGTCAGCCTGCAGTATCCCAACACACATTCCAACTGGGACCATAACATGCACACTCAAGCCAAACCCATCCCTGCGGTTCACCTCATGCCCATACCAGCCGGAATTAGCCCCTCCAGTCTAGTATTATTCCCCACCCCAGCTCCTTTTGGTCAATCCATGCCAACCCAAAGCCGTCTCGAAGAAAAaactgtctccctctgtctatAAACATCCAGCATGGTGCAGTGAGATATTTCCTCAGGAGCATTGCTCTAAATACTTTAGGTATTGCTGCCTCTGTCATCTGTCCTGAACCAAGTTTGGTCTGGACATGAAATGTGGCAGCATCATGTCTCAGTTCGGACCCTGGAAAAACAAGTTTGTGGGAAGAATCTGgcctttcttttaaaaacaagatgTAGGTGAGTTACAGATGACGAAATACAGCATGTCCATGCTAAATAATAAGAAACCACAGATGAAGTATTGCGGTTATTATTCttaattttatcatttctctCGGGCCAGcttgaggtttttgtttttggccatGGCTCTAGGGAGGGGACTGTCAGTTAGCTACACCACTATTTTGGTCCAGACTTAAATATCTCGGCAAGTATTGAATGGCTTTCCAGGAAATCTTGTAGAGACACTCCCTATGCTCCTTATAACTTGAtcccttgattttttttttttttatctagcGCCATCATAAGTTAAGTTAAAATGACCACAccaaacattatacctgctgaacatcagcatgttagcgttgatgttagcatttagctaaaagcACTGCTATGCCTAGTCTTGACAGAGCTCTTAGTCATAGTAACAGAAATTTTGTAGAAAGGTAGATTACAGAACTAAGATCACTGTCTATTTTAACATGCTCACTATCCAGCGCCATCATTTGAAAGTCATAATTTAGCTTAGTTTTAGAGACATGGGGTATTATTTGAcaagtatgatgtttttattgtctgaagaccaaatgaaacagactCTCAGGCTGAAAAAGTTAAACAGATTATCCCATGAATCACATACTTCATGTAGTGCCGCATGTGGCTGACAGTTTTATCGGTTTGTTCACAGTAACCTGCATGCTAACAAGAGTGTAGCTTAAATGCCTCAGGGTCATTCTGTTAACAGAAATAGTGTTTTATATTGGGTGTTAATTattagacattttattttttgaaatcaCGCCCAGCTCAATTTTCAAtacttttcacatttcaacCACATgaggtaggttttttttttttttttttttttttacaggaagacCACAATCGGACAGCACTGCCAGAAAACCCCCCAGAGAGAAATGTAGTTGTAACAGCAAGTATGATTGTGTCATCAGTTGCGATAGAGCTCCAGTTACCGAACAGACACTCGACTGCATTGTGCTGGGCAAACTGCTGAGCAAACGGAAAAAGTTTATATTTGGTAGTTTGCCTTAAATCTTTCAAATGGtttttcaaaccaaaacaatttaGCTAATCAGTCTTTTAGACAAGGAAGGGACAGCAAATACTCAGCATCAGCGtgctctcaatcaaaacaaaccaCTGAATAAATGCTTTAGTTAGTGTGGAATTTGTTTTGGTGACGGGGTGCAGGGAGTGAAGACTTGAAACTCCAACGCCAACTGCATATCATGTGTCTTCATGCTGTAACATCTTTTTTGATCCTAATACTCTGTACACGATACTGTAATTTGatgggagagagtgagagatcaACTAAAGTGATTCAGTGACTGCATGTACAGTAGCACACCACTTacattataatgatataaagCAGGGTAGTGAGTGTTGCAGGGAAGTATAACGTGTAATTTAACCAGGTGTAAGCAGGCGGTTTTGCAGGAGTTCAGTGCTGACAGAGGAAGTTATACCACTCTGCCGAAGAACCAGA
The sequence above is drawn from the Seriola aureovittata isolate HTS-2021-v1 ecotype China chromosome 22, ASM2101889v1, whole genome shotgun sequence genome and encodes:
- the lrrc17 gene encoding leucine-rich repeat-containing protein 17, whose protein sequence is MRLLTTLLFFLLLRSAEPRRGPRSGAAERGARGRVRGRGRAGVMRRQTQECKEYMEAGEKYLDCQDRQLTTVMQDWPKDIHHLLLARNKIQVLRDNMFSQFTKLKSLDLQQNDISMVEDGAFSGLSQLTTLLLQHNRLKTASEEVLLPLPRLTYLRLYDNPWSCRCSLDSLVRKLQIPSSRNLGNYAKCAEPLLLTGQKLKKLNVDSLCVDDNQVDIRPGGGGGGRPRPPPFQVKPEATSMCHTYMFPKPLLDCSSKDLNHIPSDLPSDIVKMDLSSNSIKHLRPKQFLLSKDLKLLNLSGNSLHSIDTAAFAGLLYLRELDLSNNSLHYFQYGVLEDLYFLRQLSLGNNPWICDYNIHYLIYWLKHHPGVFYSGLICSEPQEFRGWRVEDYVKTYNGECPKDKQTGGTDKGQGGQGGSDNEAQEVGETDEDQGELLPRPLREKFNKFEIIRLS